A genomic segment from Pseudomonadota bacterium encodes:
- a CDS encoding response regulator transcription factor: MSTITVLLADDHKIMRAGLRSILEKSAKVSVVAEAEDGRQAVKLASQFRPDLVIMDISMPKLNGIEATRQIMADLPETKIIALSMHSDKRFLVEMYQAGAVGYLLKDCAAEELEQAVRTVAGNKRYLSPEIAGVLLDDYMDRFQSKPADTALALSTREREVLQLIAEGWSTKNIADHLYISIKTAESHRRKIMKKLDLHSVADLTKYAVREGLTSLNL, encoded by the coding sequence ATGTCCACAATTACGGTGTTACTGGCGGATGATCATAAAATTATGCGGGCCGGACTCAGGTCGATCCTGGAAAAGAGTGCAAAAGTCTCGGTAGTTGCCGAAGCCGAGGACGGACGTCAGGCGGTGAAACTGGCCAGCCAATTCCGGCCGGACCTGGTGATTATGGATATCTCCATGCCGAAGCTGAACGGCATCGAGGCAACCCGCCAGATCATGGCCGATCTCCCCGAGACCAAGATCATCGCCCTGTCGATGCACTCCGACAAACGTTTTCTGGTCGAGATGTACCAGGCAGGGGCGGTCGGGTATCTCCTGAAGGACTGCGCCGCAGAAGAACTCGAGCAGGCGGTCAGGACGGTCGCCGGGAACAAGCGCTATCTGAGCCCGGAAATTGCCGGAGTGCTGCTGGATGATTACATGGACCGCTTCCAGAGCAAACCGGCCGACACCGCCCTGGCGCTGAGCACCCGGGAGCGGGAAGTCCTGCAACTTATTGCCGAAGGATGGTCGACCAAGAATATCGCTGACCACCTTTATATCAGCATCAAAACGGCGGAGTCCCACCGGCGGAAAATCATGAAAAAACTCGACCTGCACAGCGTTGCCGATCTGACCAAATATGCAGTCAGAGAAGGCCTCACCTCTCTAAACCTGTAA